Within the Fischerella sp. PCC 9605 genome, the region TGTAACTTCAACCCAGATGGTGTCCGATGGATACAATGTTAGAATATTTACACCAGAGCAAGAACTACCGTTTGCCGGACACCCTACTTTAGGCACAGCCTACATACTCCAAAAGGAGATTATTAAAACTACAGTTCAAAAAATTTTATTAAATCTAAAAGTCGGGCAAATACCCGTGACAGTTGATGATGCCAATAGTTCTGAAGAGTGCCTGTGGATGCAGCAAAAAGCGCCAACATTTCATCAGATATTGGATGCAGATAAAATTGCTGAAGTCCTGAGAATTCAGTCTACAGAGATAGATTCTCGCTTTCCAATTCAAGAGGTTTCTACCGGAGTACCCTTTATTATCGTTCCTCTTAAAACTCTGGAGTCAGTTAAACGAATTAAAGTCAATAAAGATAAATATTTTGAACTGATTAACACCACAGATGCTAAATCTATCCTTGTCTTTTGCCCAGAAACTTACAAACAAGAAAATCATCTGAATGTGCGGGTTTTTTGCGATTATTTAGGCATTCCAGAAGATCCTGCAACTGGTAGTGCTAATGGATGTTTGGCTGGTTATTTAGTTGAATATTCCTATTTCGGCAAACAAGAAATTAATGTACGAGTCGAACAGGGATATGAAATCAACAGACCCTCTTTACTTTTGCTACAGGCAGAAAAAAAAGATGCAGCCATAGGGGTGAACGTAGGAGGAAAAGTGATTATGGTTGCTAAGGGGGAGTTTGTATGAGGAGGGGGAGAGTGGGAGATGGGGAGATGGGGTGATGGGGTGATGGGGTGATGGGGTGATGGGGTGATGGGGAGTAGGTGAAATAACTAACTACTAACTACTAACCACTAACCAATGTAGAGACGTGCCATGGCACGTCTCTACAACCACTAACCACTAACCACTAACTACTATCGTCTGCAAATGTAACGGTTTGCAAAGTATAATGAGTACGGCAAAACCATTAAGAAATATTGAAGAAAAGTAAGGTTAAATGCGAGTAGCGATCGCCGGAGCAGGACTAGCAGGACTTTCCTGTGCAAAATATCTCACAGATTTAGGTTATACACCCATCGTCTTGGAAAGCCGAGATGTATTGGGAGGATTAGTAGCAGCTTGGCAAGATACTGACGGCGACTGGTACGAAACTGGTTTGCATGTCTTTTTTGGGGCTTACCCCAATATGTTGCAGCTACTGAAAGAATTGGGGATTGAAGATCGTTTGCAGTGGAAAAAACACACTATGATCTTCAACCAGCCCGAAAAACCAGGAACTTACAGCAGGTTTGATTTTCCCAATTTGCCAGCACCATTAAATGGCATCGTGGCAATTTTGCGGAATAACGATATGCTTTCCTGGGGCGAAAAAATTGAGTTAGCGAAGGGACTAGTTCCTGCCATGCTCCGGGGACAAAAGTATGTGGATTCAACCGACCAATATACTTTTTCCCAATGGTTGAAGCAGCAAGGGGTAAGCGAAGATGTCCAACAGGATATCTTTATTGCTGCCTCGAAATCGCTAAACTTTATCAATCCCGATGAAATTTCAGCCGTAGTATTGCTGACTGCTCTCAGTCACTTTCTCCAGCAAAAAGATGGCTCAAAAATGGCTTTTCTGGATGGTTCTCCAACAGAGCGATTGTGTCAGCCTTTGGTAGATTACATTACAGCACGCGGTGGAGAAGTACGGTTAAATGCCCCTTTAAAAGAAATTTTGCTCAATGAAGATGGTACGGTGAAGGGGTTCTTGATGCGGGGATTAAATGGGACAGCAGATTACGTAGAAACTGCTGACGTTTACGTCTCAGCAATGCCAGTAGATGTGATGAAGGTAATGCTACCAGTTGCCTGGCAGGAAAATGACTTCTTCCAAAAGCTAGAAGGGTTGGAGGGCGTGCCTGTGATAAACTTGCAGTTGTGGTTTGACCGCAAGCTTACAGATATAGACCAGTTGCTATTTTCGCGCTCGCCTCTACTCAGCGTTTATGCTGATATGAGCAATACCTGCCGTGGGTACGCCAATACTGAGCGCTCAATGCTGGAATTGGTTTTAGCTCCGGCAAAAGATTGGATTGCCAAATCCGATCAGGAGATTTTGCAGGCAACCCTTGCCGAGTTGCAAAAACTCTTTCCCGCGCACTTTGGCACAGATAATCCAGCAAAATTGCTGAAATATCACGTAGTCAAGACGCCGCGTTCAGTTTACAAAGCAACGCCTGGTCGCCAACAGTACCGTCCCTCTCAGCAAACACCGATTAGCAACTTCTATCTAAGTGGGAGCTATACTATGCAACCCTATCTCGGTAGTATGGAAGGTGCTGTGCTTTCTGGTAAGCTGACAGCGCAGGCGATTGCTGAAGGACACTCGGTGGCAAATTCATCAAACCTGCAAATGCAAACCCCCCAGCCTGCAACGAATGCTGCAATTGTCTGATTCCCCCCCGCGCATGAAACCGCCGGTCTCTGTGGATGAGTCCTATCAACTTTGCCGTCAAATCACAGCAAAGTATGCCAAAACTTTTTACCTTGGCACTTTGCTGATGAGTAAGGCAAAACGCCCAGCTATTTGGGCAATTTATGCTTGGTGTCGCCGTACCGATGAATTGGTGGATGGACCGGCGGCTGCTATTACCACGCCAGAAACTCTAGACAAATGGGAGCAGCAGCTGGAATCCATTTTTGCGGGACACCCAGTGGATAACTATGATGTGGCTTTAGTGGATACTCTCCAGCGCTTTCCGATGGACATTCAACCCTTTCGGGATATGATTGCCGGACAGCGTATGGATTTACACCGCAGTCGCTACAAAAACTTTGAGGAGTTATACCTGTACTGTTATCGCGTCGCCGGTACGGTAGGGTTAATGTCAACAGCGGTGATGGGAGTAGATACTGAGCAAAACACCGCTCCTTGGAGCCGCAATCAACAACCTTATATTCCTACCGAAGAAGCGATCGCCCTAGGAATTGCCAGTCAACTCACCAATATCCTCCGAGATGTTGGTGAGGATGCACGCAGAGGACGAATTTATATACCTCAAGAAGACTTGGTGCGATTCAATTACACTGAGCAAGATTTGTTCAAAGGTGTTGTGGATGACCGCTGGCGCTCCCTCATGCGCTTCCAAATTGCCCGTACCCGCCAATTTTATAGCCAGGCAGAAAAAGGAATTAGTTATCTATCTCCTGATGCTCGGTTGCCCGTGTGGGCGGCTCTGATGCACTACAGTAGAATTTTGGAAAAAATTGAACGCAACAACTACGACGTTTTTAGTCAGCGTGCTTACGTACCTCAGTGGCAAAAGTTAGGCAGCTTGCCATTAGCCTGGTTGCGATCGCAAGTACTATGATAAGTCATTTGTCCTTTGTCCTTTGTCCTTGACAATAACAAATGACAAATGACGAATGACAAATGACAAATAACTATTGACTCACACCAAAGTATCTGCTATTATTTATATTCGTGGCACCTTGGAGAGGTGGCTGAGTGGTCGAAAGCGGCAGATTGCTAATCTGTTGTACGGTTCGTAAGGCCGTACCGAGGGTTCGAATCCCTCCCTCTCCGTTTTTTGTAGAGACGCGATATATTGCTTGTAGAGACGCGATATATCGCGTCTCTACAAAAAAATCTAACTCTAGATATACATAGGAAATCGACTTTTACACCTTTTGGGTGATGCTATTATTTATGCTTTGGAGCCATTAAAGATTAAACTTATCTTCAATTAAGTTTGATTTGACTTTTAGGCTCCTGAGCAAAATAGGAGTAAAAGCGATATATGAAAAAGATTATTGGTGCCTTTGCCCTAGCTTTAACAACTTTAACAACTGGCTTGTTAGTCGCGGCTTGTGATGGGAATAATACCACTACCCCCAACACAAGCGATAACGGAGCTACCAGTACCCCAGCAGGTTCGACCACTACATCTCCTGCTGCCAGTAGTGGTCAAGGATTGAAAATTGGCTCGTTGCTACCAACAACAGGTGACTTAGCTGCGATCGGACAGCAGATGGTAGAATCTGTTCCCTTACTTGTCAATACCGTCAACGCTTGCGACGGTGTGAATGGGAAACCCGTCACCTTAGTACAAGTAGACGACCAAACCGACCCCAAAGCTGGTGCTTCCGGTATGCAAAAACTAGCAACCTTAGATAAAGTAGCAGGTGTAGTTGGTTCCTTTGCTAGTAGTGTCTCCAGTGCTGCCGTCTCCATTGCTGTGCCCAATAAAGTCATGCTCATCTCTCCTGGCAGTACCAGCCCCGTATTTACCGAAAAGGCAACAAAAGGCGATTATAAAGGCTATTGGGCGCGTACTGCACCTCCAGATACTTACCAGGCACAAGCTTTAGCTCAACTAGCCAATAAAAGAGGTTTCAAGCGCGTTTCCACCGTTGTAATTAACAATGACTACGGTGTGGGATTTGAAAAAGCATTTGTGCAAGCATTTGAAAAATTAGGGGGAACCGTAGTTAATAAAAACAACCCCGTCCGTTATGACCCCAAAGCTACCACATTTGATACAGAAGCCCAAGCAGCTTTTGCAGGTAAGCCGGATGCGGTGCTGGGTGTGTTTTATGAAGAAACTGGCAGTCTGTTTCTCAAATCCGCATATCAGCAAGGTGTGACTCAAGGGGTGCAAATGATGCTGACTGACGGTGTGAAGTCAGATACATTCCCTGATAGGCTAGGTAAAGGTGCTGATGGTAAATACATCATTGCTGGAGCCATAGGCACTGTACCAGGTTCCAACGGTAGAGGATTAGAAGCTTTCACCAAACTTTGGCAGTCTAAAAGAGGATCTGCACCAGCACCATACACTCCCCACGGTTGGGACGCCGCCGCCTTGTTAGTCTTGGCTGCCCAAGCTGCTAAAGAAAATACAGGCGTTGGCATCGCTAGTAAAATTCGTGAAGTAGCCAATGCTCCTGGTGTAGAAGTTAGCGATGTTTGTGAGGGTCTGAAATTACTGAGAGAAGGTAAAGATATTAACTATCAAGGAGCCAGCGGCAATGTAGATATTGACCAAAACGGTGATGTGGTTGGTGTCTACGACGTTTGGACAGTTAGCGATGATGGCAAAATCAAGACTGTTGAACAAGTTAGCCCCAAATAGGGACTAGTGGTCTAGGAAAGTGCGATCGCGCTATCAATACTCAATCAACCCGTTTTTTGTGAGAAAACGGGTTGTTATACCAATTCCCTTTAACTGTGAAACATATGTAGATCCCCCCATTCCCCCCTATCCCCAGAGGGGGCCCCGAGTCCCCCCTTAAAAAGGGGGGCTATAGAGAATCATCTGTCTCAAACATTTAGAGAAATGGTATTACTAAAATTAAACAAATTAAGCAACTATAATATATGGCGAATCTATCGCTGCTACCCTTTGAGCATCAACTAAAGCTTGATACACCATTGCTACCACCTCTGCGCGTGTAGCATCGCGGGTAGGATTGAGTTGCTTGAGTTGTGGGTAATTGACAATAATCTGTTTTTCACCAGCAACAGCTACCTCGTCTTTGGCATAGTCAGGAATTTTTGCTTGATCGTCGTAGGGTTTTAGGGCTTTGTTACCACTAGCGCTTAACCCTAAGCCATTCACCACAGAGACGATAACTTGTACGCGCTGAATATTATCGTTGGGACGAAAGGTATTGTCAGGATAACCAGAGAGAAACTGCCCTTGATATGCTTGTTGAATGACTTTATTCGCCCAAAAATCCAGCGGTACATCTTTGAATTTAATTACTTGGCGTTTGGCGGATGGGTTGAAGGCTTTTACTAATAATGCGGCATATTGCGCCCTTGTCATTGTTGCGTCGGGTTTAAATGTGCGATCTGGAAAACCTTTGATGATATCCAGTTCGACTAATTCCTGAATAAACGCAGCTGCCCAATGATTGCCAATATCTGTTAAGTCACTAGGACTGGGTGTAGGTGTCGGTGTAGGTATAGGTGATGGCGTAGGAGTTGGTGTTGGTGTCGGTGCTGGAGTAGGTGATGGCGTAGGAGTTGGTGTTGGTGTCGGTGCTGGTGTAGGAATTGGTGTAGGAATTGGTGTAGGAATTGGTGTGGGTGTTGGGGTAGGAACCGTAGTATCAACAAATTCAACCCTACCCTGGACTTTTGCCGGATCTATTTGATTTCCTACAGAAACTAACTTATTGGAACTAGCATTTTGAATATCAAATTGACCGTTACTGCGGAAGATATTGCCTCCTGGGTTATTGATACTGCCAATATCCGGAAAGGCATTCACAATTACCGTCAAACCGTCTTGTGTATTTCTTTCACATAAATTATTACGTAGTACCGGACGGGCTTCACCAGAAATAACAATTCCAGAACGGTTTTCGTAGATTTTGTTATCTATCAGTTTGGGGGAAGCAGTATCACTAATAGCAATGCCAAAACCTGTGTTAAAGCAGCTGTTACCTCGGATTTCACCTTGGGCATTCTTGGCGATCGCGATTCCGTTAGCAGCGTTTTCTGTAAATTGATTATCACGAATGATTGGCTTGCCATCGCCAGTAACAAAAACTCCCTCTCGCTTGCATTTTGTGAAGGTGCAATTGGCAACCGTGGGACTAGTTGATTCTATCCAGACGCCACTACCCCGGGTAGCCGAATTTGTCACGGTTACACCCTTCAGTTCTGCGCCATTAGCCAGCACAAACGTAACATTTTGACGGGCAAAAGTCCGACTGAGGTATTCGCCACTGCCTTCAATTAATATACCGCTACCAATACTCGCTTCATTACCTATTACCGAGACTTCACTGGGAATTGACAAGGGAAATACTTCACCACTTGCAGCATTGTAACTACCATCTGCCAGTTTAACCTGCGTACCGGATGTCGCTTTCTTAAGTGCTTGTGTAATAGTTTTCAGAGGGGCTTGTTGATTACCACTGGCACTATCATTACCAACTACAGGATTTACGTAAAGAAATTGGGTCATATTTCTAGTGACAAAAAACACATTGACATCCTACCGCCTACACTTCAACTTTGTAGCGGTGAAATCCTTAAGTAAGCTTAAGTATTTTCTGCTACTTGCTCTTTTGCCTACTTTTGGCAGTAATGAGTCAATCTTTATACAACTTCGTCCCGCACTTTTTGCAAAACATAGCATCAGCATCGTGGAAGGCTAAGCCGCATCCCGTGCAAACAGTTTCTACCTGATTAGCGGTTTTGACTAATCGCTTAATCAAATCACCTACTTGCCAAGGAATTAGGGCAATACCTGTTAAAATCATCAAAACTGTCAGCAGGCGACCTAATTCTGAAATTGGTGTAACATCGCCAAAACCTACAGTTGTCATTGTCACAATTGAAAAATAAAAGGCATCCAAAAAAGTAGCAAATACTTTCTGATTAACAGGATGCTCGACTTGATAAATTAAACCAGAGTATATAAATATAATTGCGAATAAAGTAAATAATATCCTGGCAAAAATTACACCATCTTCACTGCTGATACCAAATAAAAATTTTATATCGATGAATCTAATTAACCGTAAAATTCTAAACCATCGTAATAGACGAATAAAACTAATATTAACTGGACTGATAAAATATGGTAAAATTGCTATCAAGTCAATTAGAGAATAAATGCTAAATATATATTGAATTTTATTTTCTGCACTCCACAAACGCAGAGAATATTCTAAAGCAAAAATAATCAAGATAATGTTGTCAGCAATATCTAACTTAAATCTAATATGTTCGGGAATATTATAAGTTTCTGCCACAAAAATTCCTGATGACAGCAAAACCAACCCAGCAATAGTTAAATTAATAACTTTACCTACTGGCGTTTCTAAGTCTCTTAAGTAGAATGCGGTTTTTTCTTTTGTCTCTTTTGTTAGCAACATAAATATTAATGGCATTTTTAATTATCTTGCATAAATAACATTAAAAATGCTATATAAGAATCCTCAATTATTCTCATTTCTCTATCGTGTTCACAACTCTAATAGGATTACTATATACTTAACAAGTATCCTTTCTAATCACCAAATTCTATCTTGATTATATGACTCCAGAAGATTTTATGCGTTTAGCACTGGCAGAAGCAAAGAAAGGAGATGCTCCTTACGGTGCAGTAATTGTCAAAGATAGAGAAGTTGTTGCAGTTGCATATAATACTGTCAAGCGAGACAGCGATCCATCCGCTCATGCAGAAATTAATGCCATTCGCAGTTTAACGTCAAAACTTCAAAGTTCTTCTTTAGAAGGCTATAGCATATATACAACTGGTGAACCTTGCCCAATGTGTGCTACTGCTTGTGTTTGGACAGGTATATCAGAAATTGTCTATGGTGCTTCTATTGAAGATTTAATCTCAGTGAATCAATCGCAAATAACAATCACTTGCGAAGAGATTATTGCTCAAAGTTTTAGAAAAATTCGGGTGAAAAAAGGGGTTTTAAGAGAAGAGTGTATAGAGTTATTTAAATAGTAATGCAAATATTAATTTATGATTTGCGTCTAATGTGAATTAAGGCTATGACCAAAATTGTGTTTGATTAATCAACCACCGATCCACGTCGATTTAGAAAACCTGATTTTTCTCATAGCCCTCATAGGATGTCTGAGAAGTTATTAATCAAACACAATTTCCTAGAGATCCCCCTAAATCCCCCTTAAAAAGGGGGACTTAGAGAAGATTGTTCCCCCCTTTCAAAGCAGGGCTGTTTCATTCGAGCAGGTAAGGATTTTGTCAAGAGTACTCGCTGTAAAATTTGCTGAAGTTGGTGAGCGAAAAATCACCGCAAAGACCAGAAAATTTGAGTGCGCTCGCCATTTTCTTGTCCAATCAGATTTTTTCATCACCTGATTTTTTTGACTTAGACGCTTGTAAATCAGAGCCTTTTAGGGAATGAAACAGCCCTGCCCTTTCAAAGGGGGGCTAGGGGGGATCTTATACTTTTAAGACATCCTCTCAGAAACTTATTTTTTAAGGGCTTTGTCATTTCTATTAATCAGTTTCAAGAATATAGCTGTGATGAAAGATACCCGTATACCACACTTAAATGTCATTGCGTCCCAAATAGCGATCGCCTTCGTCTGTTTTTCATCACCTTTGCTACTAATACACGCTACTTGGGCAAAGCCGCTGACTGAGACACAAATTAATTCTCATATTCAACGGTTAAAGAACCCTCAACAGCGTGCTGCTGCGATAGATTATCTAGCAACTGTGGGTAAACATGCCGTCCCCGCCTTAATTACAGCTTTGCAAGATAGCGATGCCCAAGTGCGTGCTAGTGCAGCAATCATTATCGGTAAAATAGGGCCAG harbors:
- a CDS encoding nucleoside deaminase, which produces MTPEDFMRLALAEAKKGDAPYGAVIVKDREVVAVAYNTVKRDSDPSAHAEINAIRSLTSKLQSSSLEGYSIYTTGEPCPMCATACVWTGISEIVYGASIEDLISVNQSQITITCEEIIAQSFRKIRVKKGVLREECIELFK
- a CDS encoding PhzF family phenazine biosynthesis protein — translated: MPGLAFYIVDVFAVAKYTGNQLAVFTNAANLSPEQMQQIAKEVNYSETTFVTSTQMVSDGYNVRIFTPEQELPFAGHPTLGTAYILQKEIIKTTVQKILLNLKVGQIPVTVDDANSSEECLWMQQKAPTFHQILDADKIAEVLRIQSTEIDSRFPIQEVSTGVPFIIVPLKTLESVKRIKVNKDKYFELINTTDAKSILVFCPETYKQENHLNVRVFCDYLGIPEDPATGSANGCLAGYLVEYSYFGKQEINVRVEQGYEINRPSLLLLQAEKKDAAIGVNVGGKVIMVAKGEFV
- the pds gene encoding 15-cis-phytoene desaturase codes for the protein MRVAIAGAGLAGLSCAKYLTDLGYTPIVLESRDVLGGLVAAWQDTDGDWYETGLHVFFGAYPNMLQLLKELGIEDRLQWKKHTMIFNQPEKPGTYSRFDFPNLPAPLNGIVAILRNNDMLSWGEKIELAKGLVPAMLRGQKYVDSTDQYTFSQWLKQQGVSEDVQQDIFIAASKSLNFINPDEISAVVLLTALSHFLQQKDGSKMAFLDGSPTERLCQPLVDYITARGGEVRLNAPLKEILLNEDGTVKGFLMRGLNGTADYVETADVYVSAMPVDVMKVMLPVAWQENDFFQKLEGLEGVPVINLQLWFDRKLTDIDQLLFSRSPLLSVYADMSNTCRGYANTERSMLELVLAPAKDWIAKSDQEILQATLAELQKLFPAHFGTDNPAKLLKYHVVKTPRSVYKATPGRQQYRPSQQTPISNFYLSGSYTMQPYLGSMEGAVLSGKLTAQAIAEGHSVANSSNLQMQTPQPATNAAIV
- a CDS encoding ABC transporter substrate-binding protein, which produces MKKIIGAFALALTTLTTGLLVAACDGNNTTTPNTSDNGATSTPAGSTTTSPAASSGQGLKIGSLLPTTGDLAAIGQQMVESVPLLVNTVNACDGVNGKPVTLVQVDDQTDPKAGASGMQKLATLDKVAGVVGSFASSVSSAAVSIAVPNKVMLISPGSTSPVFTEKATKGDYKGYWARTAPPDTYQAQALAQLANKRGFKRVSTVVINNDYGVGFEKAFVQAFEKLGGTVVNKNNPVRYDPKATTFDTEAQAAFAGKPDAVLGVFYEETGSLFLKSAYQQGVTQGVQMMLTDGVKSDTFPDRLGKGADGKYIIAGAIGTVPGSNGRGLEAFTKLWQSKRGSAPAPYTPHGWDAAALLVLAAQAAKENTGVGIASKIREVANAPGVEVSDVCEGLKLLREGKDINYQGASGNVDIDQNGDVVGVYDVWTVSDDGKIKTVEQVSPK
- a CDS encoding ion transporter, yielding MPLIFMLLTKETKEKTAFYLRDLETPVGKVINLTIAGLVLLSSGIFVAETYNIPEHIRFKLDIADNIILIIFALEYSLRLWSAENKIQYIFSIYSLIDLIAILPYFISPVNISFIRLLRWFRILRLIRFIDIKFLFGISSEDGVIFARILFTLFAIIFIYSGLIYQVEHPVNQKVFATFLDAFYFSIVTMTTVGFGDVTPISELGRLLTVLMILTGIALIPWQVGDLIKRLVKTANQVETVCTGCGLAFHDADAMFCKKCGTKLYKD
- the crtB gene encoding 15-cis-phytoene synthase CrtB, translating into MLQLSDSPPRMKPPVSVDESYQLCRQITAKYAKTFYLGTLLMSKAKRPAIWAIYAWCRRTDELVDGPAAAITTPETLDKWEQQLESIFAGHPVDNYDVALVDTLQRFPMDIQPFRDMIAGQRMDLHRSRYKNFEELYLYCYRVAGTVGLMSTAVMGVDTEQNTAPWSRNQQPYIPTEEAIALGIASQLTNILRDVGEDARRGRIYIPQEDLVRFNYTEQDLFKGVVDDRWRSLMRFQIARTRQFYSQAEKGISYLSPDARLPVWAALMHYSRILEKIERNNYDVFSQRAYVPQWQKLGSLPLAWLRSQVL
- a CDS encoding DUF1565 domain-containing protein, coding for MTQFLYVNPVVGNDSASGNQQAPLKTITQALKKATSGTQVKLADGSYNAASGEVFPLSIPSEVSVIGNEASIGSGILIEGSGEYLSRTFARQNVTFVLANGAELKGVTVTNSATRGSGVWIESTSPTVANCTFTKCKREGVFVTGDGKPIIRDNQFTENAANGIAIAKNAQGEIRGNSCFNTGFGIAISDTASPKLIDNKIYENRSGIVISGEARPVLRNNLCERNTQDGLTVIVNAFPDIGSINNPGGNIFRSNGQFDIQNASSNKLVSVGNQIDPAKVQGRVEFVDTTVPTPTPTPIPTPIPTPIPTPAPTPTPTPTPSPTPAPTPTPTPTPSPIPTPTPTPSPSDLTDIGNHWAAAFIQELVELDIIKGFPDRTFKPDATMTRAQYAALLVKAFNPSAKRQVIKFKDVPLDFWANKVIQQAYQGQFLSGYPDNTFRPNDNIQRVQVIVSVVNGLGLSASGNKALKPYDDQAKIPDYAKDEVAVAGEKQIIVNYPQLKQLNPTRDATRAEVVAMVYQALVDAQRVAAIDSPYIIVA